Proteins found in one Arthrobacter sp. U41 genomic segment:
- a CDS encoding ClpX C4-type zinc finger protein, with product MEQELSLAGPLMCSFCAAAAGPSRRLVAGPGVAICQACAAASLELFHSDEGARAVAPWERMTDDEVLAHLPEIAAVASQVEERLSAWVGTARDRKISWARIGSSLGMTRQSAWERFQPRTESRHRARGRMQ from the coding sequence GTGGAACAGGAACTGTCTTTGGCCGGCCCCTTGATGTGCAGCTTCTGCGCGGCAGCGGCTGGCCCGTCGCGACGGTTGGTGGCAGGTCCCGGCGTTGCCATCTGCCAGGCCTGTGCCGCCGCGTCCTTGGAGCTTTTCCACAGCGATGAAGGAGCACGGGCAGTGGCTCCCTGGGAGCGGATGACTGATGACGAAGTCCTGGCGCACCTGCCGGAAATCGCTGCCGTCGCCTCGCAGGTCGAAGAGCGGCTGAGTGCTTGGGTGGGTACGGCGCGCGACAGAAAGATCAGCTGGGCACGCATTGGCTCGTCCCTGGGAATGACCAGGCAATCAGCCTGGGAGCGCTTTCAGCCCCGCACCGAAAGCCGGCACCGCGCGCGTGGCCGGATGCAGTAG
- a CDS encoding MFS transporter, whose protein sequence is MTLRIRNDAERRLPTAEPLMRLSAFRKLWMASAFEGVGDEAGRVVIPIVAVSMLGAGALEVGIINALGTSAFLVLGLPIGVWVDRLRRRRLMITADVIRALVVLSVPAAYLAGGMTLGHLLVCVALISVADAVFTTAHGAFVPSVVGRDRISDAHARLQSAASAVAVGSASLTGALLSATAAPLALVTAGIAYTLSALALRSIKVIEDVKPPREHDPFWGAARAGLSFTIHHPVLRGLFLSGMILNAATMFGSAATAVYALSVLGLSPAVFALLSTFAALGGLAASFAAPAVLTLLGIGKTRILGGVACAPAVALTPLAPVLPWFPELWLGVSSFGWAFLVVVISVAGAGIIPRIASSGALGTVMASNRLFVLGVMPVASLAGGAVATWIGVLPVLWIWALLAGVSAVPIAISPMRTWTAFPEGSESSSLN, encoded by the coding sequence ATGACCTTACGGATCCGGAACGACGCCGAACGCCGGCTTCCGACCGCAGAGCCTCTGATGCGGCTGAGTGCTTTCCGAAAGCTGTGGATGGCCAGCGCGTTCGAAGGGGTCGGGGACGAAGCAGGCCGCGTCGTGATCCCGATCGTCGCGGTCTCAATGCTCGGTGCCGGCGCACTGGAGGTGGGAATCATTAATGCTCTGGGCACGAGTGCGTTCCTTGTCCTGGGCCTCCCGATTGGCGTCTGGGTGGACCGGCTCCGTCGACGCCGGCTGATGATCACCGCTGACGTGATTCGTGCGCTGGTGGTCCTGAGTGTGCCGGCGGCTTACTTAGCCGGTGGCATGACACTTGGGCACCTGCTGGTTTGCGTGGCGTTGATCAGCGTCGCCGACGCTGTTTTCACGACCGCACATGGTGCTTTCGTCCCGTCGGTGGTGGGCCGGGATCGGATCAGCGACGCTCATGCCCGGCTGCAGTCGGCAGCCAGCGCGGTCGCCGTCGGCTCCGCGTCTTTGACGGGAGCGCTGCTCAGTGCCACCGCCGCACCGTTGGCGCTGGTGACTGCCGGAATCGCCTACACCCTGTCCGCACTGGCCCTCAGGAGCATCAAGGTCATTGAAGACGTCAAGCCGCCCCGGGAACACGATCCATTCTGGGGAGCGGCCCGGGCCGGCTTGTCCTTCACAATTCACCATCCGGTGCTCAGGGGTCTGTTCCTGTCCGGAATGATTCTTAACGCTGCCACCATGTTCGGCAGCGCCGCCACGGCGGTATACGCCCTCAGCGTTCTGGGACTCAGCCCCGCTGTATTCGCGCTCCTCAGCACCTTCGCAGCCCTGGGCGGTCTTGCGGCCTCCTTCGCAGCACCTGCCGTGCTGACACTTTTGGGCATTGGCAAGACCAGGATTCTCGGCGGCGTCGCCTGCGCCCCGGCTGTCGCGCTGACGCCCCTTGCCCCGGTTCTCCCATGGTTCCCGGAACTCTGGCTCGGGGTCTCCTCGTTCGGATGGGCCTTCCTTGTCGTGGTCATATCGGTAGCGGGGGCCGGGATCATCCCGCGGATCGCGTCCTCCGGCGCGCTTGGGACGGTCATGGCCAGCAACAGGCTCTTCGTCCTCGGAGTCATGCCTGTCGCCAGCCTTGCCGGGGGCGCCGTGGCAACATGGATAGGCGTCCTACCCGTGCTCTGGATCTGGGCCCTGCTCGCCGGCGTCTCCGCCGTCCCAATCGCAATCTCACCCATGCGGACCTGGACAGCATTCCCCGAGGGCTCCGAGAGTTCGAGTCTGAACTGA
- a CDS encoding oxidoreductase C-terminal domain-containing protein, whose amino-acid sequence MDLRSRHLRDGRRHALHQHHRRCQPAPRMHPEGAHPGRQGGSAHPGQPAADPDIAWFWTVQHGVRLQTAGVRHPDDEVFVRGDPAGGRFSAVYLRNGRLAAVDTVGGLSDFRPRATSSWRRRSSTPWPNAARTNWNSRSRRRATRSADRGTPASSASARNSTGPL is encoded by the coding sequence ATGGACCTCCGTTCCCGACATCTACGCGACGGGCGACGTCACGCGCTTCACCAGCACCATCGACGGTGCCAGCCAGCGCCTCGAATGCATCCAGAAGGCGCTCACCCAGGCCGACAGGGTGGCAGCGCACATCCCGGCCAGCCCGCCGCCGACCCGGACATTGCCTGGTTCTGGACCGTGCAGCACGGCGTCCGGCTCCAGACCGCAGGTGTCCGCCACCCTGACGATGAGGTGTTCGTGCGCGGCGACCCCGCCGGGGGCAGGTTTTCCGCGGTCTATCTCCGCAACGGACGCCTCGCTGCCGTCGACACCGTCGGGGGCCTGAGCGACTTCCGGCCCCGTGCCACGTCTTCCTGGAGAAGGAGATCTTCGACACCCTGGCCGAACGCAGCGCGGACGAACTGGAACTCCCGGTCGAGGCGGAGGGCTACCAGGAGTGCGGATCGCGGCACTCCTGCCAGCTCGGCTTCAGCCAGGAACTCAACGGGGCCACTGTAA
- a CDS encoding APC family permease produces the protein MASRPQSKPSPDQHKPRQLQRRLGVLDSTVIGLGSMLGAGVFVVFAPAAALAGPLLAVAVAVAGVVAYCNAVASAQLAARYPSSGGTYVYGRNRLGEWPGFIAGWGFVTGKTASCAAMALTFGHYVAPEFATPLAVAAVVVLTGVNLLGITRTALVTRILLAVVLATLAFVVAAAVLGPHAAPDGAATAAASAWGVLPAAGLMFFAFAGYARIATLGEEVKDPTRTIPRAILAALAAAFVIYLGLALLLQWHLPAGQLAGSTAPLLDAVASSRLDAGAPFVQAGAAAACLGALLALITGVGRTAMAMARERDLPSPLARVGGAHTVPYLAELTVAAAVIVLLLSTNVLTVVGFSSFGVLVYYSVTNAAAFTLSARPWHAPRWLNALGFLGCLVLAVTLPPASVLGMAAVLAVGVAGRFLVLRLRKAAA, from the coding sequence ATGGCAAGCCGGCCTCAGAGCAAGCCGTCCCCCGACCAGCACAAACCCCGGCAGCTGCAGCGCCGGCTGGGCGTCCTCGATTCGACCGTGATCGGGCTCGGCTCCATGCTGGGCGCCGGAGTTTTTGTGGTCTTCGCCCCTGCGGCTGCGCTGGCCGGACCCCTCCTGGCCGTCGCCGTGGCCGTGGCCGGCGTCGTCGCCTACTGCAACGCGGTGGCCTCCGCCCAGCTGGCCGCAAGGTACCCCTCCAGCGGCGGCACCTACGTCTACGGGCGGAACCGGCTGGGTGAATGGCCCGGATTCATCGCGGGCTGGGGTTTCGTGACCGGCAAGACGGCCTCCTGCGCCGCGATGGCCCTGACGTTCGGCCATTACGTGGCGCCGGAATTCGCGACGCCGCTGGCGGTGGCCGCCGTCGTGGTCCTGACCGGGGTCAACCTGCTCGGAATCACCCGGACGGCACTGGTGACCCGCATCCTGCTGGCCGTGGTGCTCGCCACCCTCGCCTTCGTGGTGGCCGCCGCGGTTCTGGGGCCGCATGCCGCACCGGACGGTGCCGCCACTGCAGCCGCGTCCGCCTGGGGTGTTCTCCCCGCGGCGGGCCTGATGTTCTTCGCCTTCGCCGGCTACGCCCGGATCGCGACGCTGGGCGAAGAGGTCAAGGACCCCACCCGCACCATTCCGCGGGCCATTCTCGCGGCGCTGGCCGCGGCCTTCGTGATCTACCTGGGTCTGGCGCTGCTGCTGCAGTGGCACCTTCCGGCCGGGCAGCTTGCCGGTTCGACGGCGCCGCTGCTCGACGCCGTCGCCAGCTCGCGGCTCGACGCCGGTGCCCCGTTCGTCCAGGCGGGCGCGGCCGCCGCATGCCTTGGTGCCCTGCTGGCCCTGATCACCGGTGTGGGCCGGACGGCCATGGCGATGGCGCGGGAACGGGACCTGCCGTCCCCACTCGCCCGGGTCGGCGGGGCCCACACGGTTCCGTACCTTGCCGAGCTGACGGTCGCGGCCGCCGTCATCGTGCTGCTGCTGAGCACCAACGTGCTGACCGTCGTGGGCTTCTCCAGCTTCGGTGTGCTCGTCTATTATTCGGTCACGAATGCCGCGGCTTTCACCCTGTCCGCGCGTCCCTGGCATGCCCCGCGCTGGCTCAATGCGCTGGGTTTCCTGGGCTGCCTGGTTCTGGCCGTGACGCTGCCGCCGGCCTCGGTGCTGGGCATGGCGGCAGTGCTGGCCGTGGGTGTCGCCGGTCGCTTCCTTGTGCTGCGGCTCCGGAAAGCGGCCGCCTAG
- a CDS encoding HNH endonuclease signature motif containing protein: MDISALSVESREALAAVGAATAALFAFPGACADRADPLWDRVDHSLDGLALMVRLEAAAAAAKVRLAADCVRDTQAMAAPSASLQDTACEEMALTAEVACVLTVSEQTAGAFLGECLALTKTLPLTLAALTAGTISWAHARIMVDETTSLDPAGAAALEAHFLDPAAPNPARGCPAGELVPGRFRAKARTWRERHHRESIEQRHARCAADRRVEFRPDSDGMAWFSAYLPADTAAGIWERTTAAARALQGPDEARTLTQLRADIAATWLLTTGGTADGGRTCGTCGGTGVAGGGSCGSCRGTGAGAADGMCAGAGGGVPSPRAQVLITVPVLSLLGAGQEPAMLDGYGPIPPSMARRLITDGAGSFHRVLIDPRDGAPLEIGRTSYRLTKAQRHWLMLRDGRCPFPGCNNHSLDNEADHLLAWADGGTTGITNLGQPCRKHHKLKHSSAWTPARASKTAPPGWTSPTGRHYPSEQQDWEPPHWPDGILDAYAGPDGDAEMDRGLPPDLYDGIDLDRGLPPDLYDDIDLERGLPPAPDIDLDSGLPPDPGLDPEQEQELPEDPHSDWHLLTDGHSLPDAKVDDLGRQEPDASILEHFLLQYA, encoded by the coding sequence ATGGATATCTCAGCCTTGAGTGTGGAGAGCAGGGAGGCTTTGGCGGCGGTCGGGGCGGCGACGGCGGCGCTCTTCGCCTTTCCGGGCGCCTGCGCTGACCGCGCTGATCCGTTGTGGGATCGTGTGGATCATTCACTGGACGGTCTCGCCCTGATGGTCCGGCTGGAGGCCGCGGCGGCAGCGGCGAAGGTGCGGCTGGCCGCGGACTGCGTGCGCGACACGCAGGCCATGGCGGCGCCGTCGGCATCGCTGCAGGACACCGCCTGCGAAGAGATGGCGCTGACCGCGGAGGTCGCCTGCGTCCTGACGGTGAGCGAGCAGACCGCGGGGGCGTTCCTGGGCGAGTGCCTGGCCCTGACGAAGACGTTGCCGCTGACCCTCGCGGCGCTGACGGCGGGCACGATTTCCTGGGCGCACGCCCGGATCATGGTGGACGAAACGACCAGCCTGGACCCGGCCGGGGCGGCTGCGCTGGAGGCGCACTTCCTGGACCCGGCCGCCCCGAACCCGGCCCGGGGGTGCCCGGCCGGGGAGCTGGTCCCGGGCAGGTTCCGGGCCAAGGCCCGCACGTGGCGTGAACGCCACCACCGGGAGAGCATCGAACAGCGCCATGCCAGGTGCGCCGCGGACCGGCGGGTCGAGTTCCGCCCGGACAGTGACGGGATGGCCTGGTTCTCCGCGTACCTTCCGGCCGATACCGCCGCGGGGATCTGGGAACGGACCACCGCGGCCGCCCGCGCCCTGCAGGGCCCGGACGAGGCACGCACCCTCACCCAGCTGCGGGCCGACATCGCCGCCACCTGGCTGCTCACCACCGGCGGAACAGCGGATGGCGGCAGAACGTGCGGTACCTGCGGGGGCACCGGCGTGGCCGGCGGCGGAAGCTGCGGATCCTGCCGCGGCACCGGCGCCGGCGCGGCCGACGGCATGTGCGCCGGGGCGGGCGGGGGTGTGCCGTCGCCGCGGGCGCAGGTGCTGATCACCGTCCCGGTCCTGTCCCTGCTCGGCGCCGGACAGGAACCGGCGATGCTGGACGGATACGGGCCGATCCCGCCCTCGATGGCCCGCCGCCTGATCACCGACGGCGCCGGGTCCTTCCACCGGGTCCTGATCGACCCCCGCGACGGGGCGCCGCTGGAAATCGGCCGGACCAGCTACCGCCTCACCAAAGCCCAGCGGCACTGGCTGATGCTCCGTGACGGGAGATGCCCGTTCCCGGGGTGCAACAACCACTCCCTGGACAACGAAGCGGACCACCTCCTGGCCTGGGCCGACGGAGGCACCACCGGGATCACCAACCTCGGACAGCCCTGCCGCAAACACCACAAGCTCAAACACAGCTCAGCCTGGACACCGGCCCGGGCCAGCAAAACCGCCCCGCCCGGCTGGACCTCCCCGACCGGACGGCACTACCCCAGCGAACAGCAGGACTGGGAACCACCCCACTGGCCGGACGGAATCCTGGACGCCTATGCGGGCCCGGACGGAGACGCGGAAATGGATCGCGGCCTGCCACCGGATCTGTACGACGGCATTGATCTGGATCGCGGCCTGCCGCCGGATCTGTACGACGACATTGATCTGGAACGCGGCCTGCCCCCGGCTCCGGACATTGACCTGGACTCGGGCCTGCCCCCGGACCCCGGCCTGGATCCGGAACAGGAACAGGAACTGCCCGAAGACCCTCACTCGGACTGGCACCTCCTCACGGACGGGCACTCATTGCCCGACGCAAAAGTGGACGATCTTGGCCGGCAAGAACCCGATGCCAGCATCCTGGAACACTTCCTGCTGCAATACGCCTGA
- a CDS encoding GNAT family N-acetyltransferase: MEPEQMTRLEELMDAAWPAAEREESGGWVLRAASGVTQRANSVWPREPGADPHRLLAALREARLWYRNRRLPLILQVFEDPRYAPLNAALDAEGFTRRSETLVLVRDGGTAPPEIDSAVEISAEPSAEWLRLWWSVDGRGDAAALAVACGILEGCPSLYALVRDDGGQPAAVGRLAVPPGGGGSRGGLYCMATRPDARRRGYADRILQALLREGDARGLSGYWLLVMASNAGARELYARAGFQETARYLYRQERPKRHLTGC; this comes from the coding sequence ATGGAGCCTGAACAGATGACCAGGCTCGAGGAGCTGATGGACGCCGCATGGCCTGCCGCCGAGCGGGAGGAATCCGGCGGCTGGGTGCTCCGCGCCGCCTCCGGCGTGACCCAACGGGCCAACTCCGTCTGGCCCCGAGAACCCGGGGCCGATCCCCACCGGCTGCTCGCCGCCCTCCGGGAGGCGCGCCTCTGGTACCGGAACCGCCGGCTGCCGCTGATCCTCCAGGTGTTCGAGGACCCGCGCTACGCACCGCTGAACGCCGCGCTGGACGCGGAAGGGTTTACCCGGCGGTCCGAAACCCTGGTGCTGGTCCGGGACGGCGGCACGGCCCCGCCGGAAATTGACAGCGCTGTCGAGATTTCCGCCGAACCCTCAGCGGAGTGGCTGCGGCTGTGGTGGAGCGTCGACGGCCGCGGTGACGCTGCTGCCCTCGCCGTCGCCTGCGGGATCCTAGAAGGCTGCCCCTCGCTCTATGCCCTCGTGCGGGACGACGGCGGCCAGCCCGCCGCCGTCGGGCGCCTTGCTGTCCCTCCGGGCGGGGGCGGCAGCCGGGGCGGGCTCTACTGCATGGCGACACGCCCGGACGCCCGGCGGCGCGGCTATGCCGACCGGATCCTGCAGGCCCTGCTGCGCGAAGGGGACGCCCGGGGCCTGAGCGGCTACTGGCTGCTCGTGATGGCCTCCAATGCCGGGGCCCGGGAACTGTACGCCCGCGCCGGTTTCCAGGAAACGGCACGGTACCTCTACCGGCAGGAACGGCCAAAGCGGCACCTCACCGGCTGCTGA
- a CDS encoding cytochrome P450: MGGHIARMWKDGLLSKKEAKELCDFVFVAGHDTTAILLANAFRAFSEQPELLERIRRNPEDANLFVEELARYRGTVQRASRITIEEVDVTGVRIPAGAIVRLLPAAANRDSNKYPDGETFDIDRNTPTGTGAWATVCTAASARRWRGWRSWSRCSSSPRSWPPSSSAPISRSNTSAETI, translated from the coding sequence GTGGGCGGCCACATCGCCCGGATGTGGAAGGACGGCCTGCTCAGCAAGAAGGAAGCCAAGGAACTCTGCGACTTCGTCTTCGTCGCCGGGCACGACACCACCGCCATTCTGCTCGCCAATGCCTTCCGGGCTTTCAGCGAACAGCCCGAACTGCTGGAGCGGATCCGCCGGAATCCGGAGGACGCAAACCTCTTCGTCGAGGAACTCGCCCGGTACCGCGGAACAGTGCAGCGCGCCAGCCGCATCACCATCGAAGAGGTGGACGTTACCGGCGTGCGCATCCCCGCCGGCGCCATCGTCCGGCTGCTTCCCGCCGCCGCGAACCGCGACAGCAACAAATACCCCGACGGCGAGACCTTCGACATCGACCGCAACACACCGACGGGCACCGGGGCTTGGGCCACGGTGTGCACAGCTGCCTCGGCGCGCCGCTGGCGCGGCTGGAGGTCCTGGTCACGGTGCAGCTCCTCGCCGAGAAGCTGGCCTCCCTCAAGCTCCGCCCCCATAAGCCGATCGAATACGTCCGCGGAAACAATCTGA
- a CDS encoding FAD-binding protein, whose protein sequence is MVAVDRHGKRFGNEALSDHEFGRGSTLYNHFRGDMEHKPNPNPAPAGKGPFYAAKIQMGDPGTFAGIGVNERSEVTTEVGTAVPGLVAVGAAAVSVFGAGI, encoded by the coding sequence TTGGTCGCCGTCGACCGCCACGGCAAGCGCTTCGGGAATGAGGCCCTGAGCGACCACGAATTCGGCCGAGGCTCCACCCTGTACAACCACTTCCGCGGCGATATGGAGCACAAGCCGAACCCGAACCCGGCCCCGGCTGGCAAGGGACCGTTCTATGCAGCCAAGATCCAGATGGGTGATCCGGGCACCTTCGCCGGCATCGGCGTCAACGAACGCTCCGAGGTCACCACTGAAGTGGGAACCGCGGTACCCGGCCTGGTCGCCGTCGGCGCCGCGGCGGTCAGCGTTTTCGGCGCCGGCATCTGA
- the hisS gene encoding histidine--tRNA ligase, producing the protein MARTASLSGFPEWLPEERLVELHVLDTLRRVFELHGFSSIETRAVETVGQLLRKGEIDKEVYGLSRLQDDDGNAATGTAAASHRSDPHALALHFDLTVPFARYVVENAGYLAFPFRRYQIQKVWRGERPQEGRAREFTQADIDIVGDGELPFRYDVEIALVIAEALGALPIPDFLLRINNRKLAEGFYNGIGLTDTAGVLRSIDKLEKIGAAKVAELLKTELGATEEQAQAALKLAAIRTEDTSFVARVRALGVTNELLEEGLTELEQVIAAAVQRAPGKVVADLSIARGLDYYTGTVVETVLVGHEQLGSICSGGRYDALASKGNRKFPGVGLSIGVTRLVSRILSQDLAKATRSVPTAVLVALNSDDSWGAAQDVAAELRSRGIATEVAAKAEKFGKQIKFADRRGIPFVWFTDDDGKHQVKDIRSGEQVDADPATWAPAAEDLHVRVLTA; encoded by the coding sequence ATGGCACGCACCGCCTCCCTGTCCGGATTCCCCGAGTGGCTTCCCGAGGAGCGGCTGGTGGAGCTGCATGTGCTGGACACGCTGCGCCGGGTCTTCGAACTCCATGGCTTTTCATCCATCGAGACCCGCGCCGTGGAGACGGTCGGGCAGCTGCTGCGCAAGGGTGAGATCGACAAAGAGGTCTACGGTCTGAGCCGGCTGCAGGACGACGACGGCAACGCCGCAACGGGCACTGCCGCCGCCTCACACAGGAGCGACCCGCACGCCCTGGCCCTGCACTTCGACCTCACTGTGCCCTTTGCCCGGTACGTCGTCGAAAACGCCGGCTACCTCGCCTTCCCGTTCCGCCGCTACCAGATCCAGAAGGTCTGGCGCGGCGAACGTCCGCAGGAAGGCCGCGCCCGCGAGTTCACCCAGGCGGATATCGACATTGTTGGCGACGGCGAACTGCCGTTCCGCTACGACGTCGAGATTGCGCTGGTCATCGCCGAGGCCCTCGGCGCCCTGCCGATTCCGGACTTCCTGCTGCGGATCAACAACCGCAAGCTGGCCGAGGGCTTCTACAACGGCATTGGACTGACCGATACCGCCGGGGTTCTGCGCAGCATCGACAAGCTTGAAAAGATCGGTGCGGCCAAGGTCGCCGAGCTGCTCAAGACCGAGCTCGGTGCCACCGAGGAGCAGGCCCAGGCCGCCCTCAAGCTGGCCGCCATCCGAACCGAGGACACCTCCTTCGTGGCGCGGGTCCGGGCCTTGGGGGTCACCAATGAGCTGCTCGAGGAGGGCCTGACAGAACTGGAGCAGGTCATCGCGGCCGCCGTCCAGCGGGCGCCGGGCAAGGTCGTCGCTGATCTCAGCATCGCCCGGGGCCTGGACTACTACACGGGCACCGTGGTGGAAACCGTGCTGGTGGGCCACGAACAGCTGGGCTCGATCTGCTCCGGCGGACGCTACGACGCCCTCGCGAGCAAGGGCAACCGCAAGTTCCCCGGCGTCGGCCTCTCCATCGGCGTGACCCGGCTGGTCTCCAGGATCCTCAGCCAGGATCTCGCCAAAGCAACACGGTCCGTGCCGACTGCCGTGCTGGTGGCGCTCAACAGCGATGACAGCTGGGGCGCAGCGCAGGACGTCGCTGCGGAGCTGCGCAGCCGCGGGATCGCCACCGAGGTGGCGGCAAAGGCCGAGAAGTTCGGCAAGCAGATCAAATTCGCCGACCGCCGAGGCATCCCCTTCGTCTGGTTCACCGACGACGACGGCAAGCACCAGGTCAAGGACATCCGCTCCGGCGAGCAGGTCGACGCCGATCCGGCCACCTGGGCTCCGGCCGCGGAAGACCTGCACGTCCGGGTCCTCACGGCCTAG
- the aspS gene encoding aspartate--tRNA ligase: MLRTHDLGSLRSEHIGQTVTLAGWVGRRRDHGGVAFVDLRDASGVSQVVVREEEVFHGLRNEYVLQIVGTVSRRPEGNENPALATGEIEVIAEKVTILNTSEPLPFQIDEHVEVGEEARLKHRYLDLRRPGPARNMRLRSEANRVARELLHQDGYVEIETPTLTRSTPEGARDFVVPARLAPGSWYALPQSPQLFKQLLQVGGFEKYYQIARCYRDEDFRADRQPEFTQLDIEASFVEQDDIIRLGESIVKALWKLIDVEIPTPIQRITYHDAMARYGSDKPDLRFGLELTELTEFFKDTNFGVFKAPYVGAVVMPGGASQARRALDAWQEWAKQRGAKGLAYVLYKEDGELAGPVAKNLTDTERAGLAEAVGANPGDCIFFAAGEKSPSRALLGAARVEIGHRTGLINPSDWAFCWVVDAPMFEPAAAAVASGDVAVGAGQWTAVHHAFTSPKPEFMDSFDTDPESALSYAYDIVCNGNEIGGGSIRIHQSDVQERVFELMGLDKADAQTKFGFLLEGFKFGAPPHGGIAFGWDRVVALLAGVESIRDVIAFPKSGGGFDPLTQAPAPITAQQRKEAGVDFKPEAKKADGTK, encoded by the coding sequence GTGCTGCGCACACATGACCTCGGATCCCTTCGCTCCGAGCACATTGGACAAACCGTAACCCTCGCCGGCTGGGTCGGCCGGCGTCGTGACCACGGTGGTGTCGCCTTCGTTGACCTGCGCGACGCTTCCGGCGTGTCCCAGGTGGTCGTCCGTGAAGAGGAAGTCTTCCACGGCCTGCGCAACGAGTACGTGCTGCAGATCGTCGGCACCGTCTCCCGGCGCCCCGAGGGCAACGAGAACCCGGCCCTGGCCACCGGCGAGATTGAGGTCATTGCGGAGAAGGTCACCATCCTCAACACCTCCGAGCCGCTGCCGTTCCAGATCGACGAGCACGTCGAAGTCGGCGAGGAAGCCCGCCTCAAGCACCGCTACCTTGACCTGCGCCGCCCCGGCCCCGCCCGCAACATGCGCCTGCGTTCCGAGGCCAACCGTGTGGCCCGCGAACTGCTCCACCAGGACGGCTACGTCGAGATCGAAACCCCGACGCTGACGCGCTCGACGCCGGAAGGCGCCCGCGACTTCGTCGTCCCCGCCCGCCTGGCGCCGGGTTCCTGGTACGCGCTTCCGCAGTCCCCGCAGCTGTTCAAACAGCTCCTGCAGGTCGGCGGCTTTGAGAAGTACTACCAGATCGCCCGCTGCTACCGCGATGAGGACTTCCGCGCGGACCGCCAGCCGGAGTTCACCCAGCTCGACATCGAAGCCAGCTTCGTGGAGCAGGACGACATCATCCGCCTCGGCGAAAGCATCGTCAAGGCACTGTGGAAGCTGATCGACGTCGAGATCCCGACGCCGATCCAGCGCATCACCTACCACGACGCGATGGCCCGCTACGGCTCGGACAAGCCTGACCTGCGCTTCGGCCTGGAACTCACGGAGCTGACCGAGTTCTTCAAGGACACCAACTTCGGAGTCTTCAAGGCACCCTACGTCGGCGCCGTTGTGATGCCGGGCGGAGCCTCCCAGGCCCGCCGCGCGCTCGATGCCTGGCAGGAATGGGCCAAGCAGCGCGGCGCGAAGGGCCTGGCCTATGTCCTGTACAAGGAGGACGGCGAACTCGCCGGCCCCGTGGCCAAGAACCTCACCGACACCGAGCGCGCCGGACTGGCCGAGGCTGTCGGCGCCAATCCGGGCGACTGCATCTTCTTCGCCGCCGGCGAGAAGTCACCGTCCCGCGCCCTGCTCGGTGCCGCCCGCGTGGAGATCGGCCACCGCACCGGCCTCATCAACCCGAGCGACTGGGCGTTCTGCTGGGTCGTCGACGCGCCGATGTTCGAACCGGCCGCAGCCGCCGTCGCGTCCGGCGACGTCGCCGTCGGCGCAGGGCAGTGGACCGCCGTGCACCACGCGTTCACCTCGCCCAAGCCGGAGTTCATGGACAGCTTCGACACGGATCCCGAATCCGCGCTTTCCTACGCCTACGACATCGTCTGCAACGGCAACGAAATCGGCGGCGGCTCCATCCGTATCCACCAGAGCGACGTCCAGGAACGGGTCTTCGAGCTGATGGGCCTGGACAAGGCCGACGCGCAGACCAAGTTCGGCTTCCTGCTCGAGGGCTTCAAGTTCGGCGCGCCCCCGCACGGCGGCATCGCGTTCGGCTGGGACCGTGTGGTCGCGCTGCTGGCTGGCGTGGAGTCCATCCGCGACGTCATCGCGTTCCCGAAGTCCGGCGGCGGCTTCGACCCCCTGACCCAGGCACCCGCGCCGATTACGGCGCAGCAGCGCAAGGAAGCCGGCGTGGACTTCAAGCCGGAGGCCAAGAAGGCGGACGGCACCAAGTAG